In Salarias fasciatus chromosome 20, fSalaFa1.1, whole genome shotgun sequence, a single window of DNA contains:
- the spats2 gene encoding spermatogenesis-associated serine-rich protein 2, producing the protein MAKKNSQKDTSGVVFDTRSKMVMSQGGTAERMKEKISAVRAVVPNKSNNEIVLVLQHFENCVDKAVQAFLEGSAAEILKEWNVTGKKKPKKKKKPKPQPEASAEPAPPEAASPAEGKDEVNGFHANGSVMDGESLDSLSEQLDSASLDAAELDSEPTTSEHTGAEAESQGSAPSPALPQTGRNHQAPRGSKSRHRPGLNSNPSSSSFPSSIDEQGSSGAKKIAPNIDRSVKDLQRCTASLTRYRMVVKEEMDSSIKRMKQTFSELQSCLMDREVTLLAEMDKVKAEAMVILDARQKKAEELRRLTDKSASMSEEQLTELRADIKHFVSERKYDEDLGKAVRFTFDLEPLKTSISGFGSVYHPRTGYSNRSRCSSTSSSVASPSLQDAPAAPQAQPPPSEPRPPPNKQIFQGNRRTFQGQGYHGGQRYNGSSYHDRNAGRANHRHQGDGGGGGGGSAAHHSNSSRGPSTTSSSSHHQDRPAHNGLPQRQPRTHCP; encoded by the exons atCAGCGCCGTCAGAGCCGTCGTCCCCAACAAAAGCAACAATGAGATCGTTCTGGTGTTGCAGCATTTTGAGAACTGTGTCGATAAGGCCGTCCAGGCTTTCTTAGAAG GCAGCGCAGCCGAGATCCTCAAAGAGTGGAATGTGACCGGGAAGAAGAAG cccaagaagaaaaagaagcccAAGCCTCAGCCGGAGGCCTCGGCGGAGCCCGCCCCGCCCGAGGCCGCGTCGCCCGCCGAGGGCAAGGACGAGGTGAACGGCTTCCACGCCAACGGCTCGGTGATGGACGGGGAGTCCCTGGACTCGCTCAGCGAGCAGCTGGACTCCGCCTCGCTGGACGCGGCCGAGCTGGACTCCGAACCCACCACGTCCGAACACACCG GTGCAGAAGCAGAAAGTCAAGGCAGCGCTCCGAGTCCCGCCTTGCCACAGACGGGCAGGAACCACCAAGCTCCCAGAGGCAGCAAGTCCCGACACAGGCCAGGGCTCAACTCCAacccctcctcatcctcattccCATCCTCCATCGACGAGCAAGGATCATCGGGAGCAAAGAAGATCG CTCCCAACATCGACCGCTCGGTCAAGGACCTGCAGAGATGCACCGCCTCGCTGACTCGCTACAGGATGGTGGTCAAAGAGGAGATGGACTCCTCCATCAAGAGGATGAAGCAGACGTTCAGTGAGCTCCAGAGCTG ttTGATGGACAGAGAAGTGACTCTCCTGGCAGAGATGGACAAAGTGAAAGCTGAAGCCA TGGTGATCCTGGACGCCCGGCAGAAGAAGGCGGAGGAGCTGAGGCGGCTGACCGACAAGTCGGCGTCCATGTCGGAGGAGCAGCTGACTGAACTGCGTGCAGACATCAAG cacttCGTGAGCGAGCGTAAATACGACGAAGATCTGGGGAAAGCTGTGAGATTCACGTTTGATCTGGAGCCGCTGAAGACGAGCATTTCAGGGTTTGGATCAG TCTACCATCCTCGTACGGGCTACTCCAACCGGTCCCGCTGCAGCTCCACGTCGTCCTCCGTGGCCAGCCCGAGCCTCCAGGACgcccctgctgccccccaggCGCAGCCCCCGCCCAgcgagccccgcccccctcctaaCAAACAG ATTTTCCAGGGGAACCGGCGTACCTTCCAGGGTCAGGGCTACCACGGCGGCCAGCGGTATAACGGCAGCAGCTACCACGACAGGAACGCCGGCCGCGCCAACCACCGCCACCAGGGCgacgggggcggcggcggcggcggctcggcggcgcACCACTCCAATAGCTCCAGGGgcccctccaccacctcctcgtcctcccaCCACCAAGACCGGCCCGCCCACAACGGGCTGCCCCAGAGGCAGCCGCGAACGCACTGCCCTTGA